Genomic segment of Caldanaerobius polysaccharolyticus DSM 13641:
TCAATACCCGCCAATGCCATAGCCTTGACGATCCTATCGACTTTTTCCTGATCCAGGCTGTAATACCCTCTTTGAGCTATTTCCGCCTTAGCCACCATCTGGTCTATAGCCTCTCTATAGTTCATATAAATACCTCCCTGTCAATTTATTCACAAAAATTTACCTGTTTCATGGCATTTAAATGCGTATACAATCCATTTTAACAATATATTTTATCCCATAAAACCCGATTTATGCGGCAATTATATGTTAATGTTTTAACAAACTTTACAATTTCATTATACTTTATTGTTAAACATTTGTCAATATTTATTATCTGTTGATATCGATTTCCTTATAAATTTTTGCAAAAAAAACACCGGGACACCCGGTGATTTAAATCTTTCTTATGTATTTGGATATTTCGGTTATTAAAAATACCAAAAGCGATAGTACCAACGCAACGACCCAATCAACAATGCTCAACACCTTTACGCCAAAATATATCTTAAGTGGCGTTACAACGACGGCAAACATGAGAACCAACGAAGACGCAATGGCGTACAGCATATACTTATTGCTCCACAGCCCCACTTTAAACAGCGAAGATTCCGCCCTTGCGTTTAAAGCTTGAAACAGTTGAGCCATGATTAAAGTAGTAAATGCCATCGTCCTGGCAGCGGCCACATCATCTTTTTGCAAACCCCATTCAAAAGCCATCAAAGTCAGCAAGCCTATTAAGATGCCCTGCAATGCTATTCTCCGCCACAGTCCGTGAGCAAAAATACTCTCCCCTTTTGGCCTGGGCTTTTTAGCCATTATATCAGGAGGAGGTGGCTCCATGCTCAGGGCAAGGGCAGGAAGGCTATCCGTAAGAAGGTTAACCCAGAGGATGTGCACGGGTTTAAGGGGAATGGGCGTTCCTAGCATCACCGCCATAAATAGCACCACGACCTCGCCTATATTGCAAGAGAGAAGATAATATATGGATTTTTTGATATTTTCATATATAGTCCTGCCCTCCTGGACAGCAGCGACAATAGTAGCAAAGTTGTCATCTGTCAACACCATATCAGCTGCTCCTTTAGCTACATCCGTACCCGTTATGCCCATTGCCGCTCCTATATCTGCTTGTTTAAGAGCAGGGGCATCATTCACCCCATCACCGGTCATAGCTACAACAGCGCCATTGTTTTGCCACGCCTTTACTATCCTCATCTTGTGCTCAGGTGAAACCCTGGCGTAAACCGATATGCTCTTTACTTTTTGATTTAATTTTTCATCGTCCATAGCGTCCAGTTGAGCACCTGTCAGCGCCATATCACCTTCACTGTATATACCCAGCTCTTTGCCTATAGCTATGGCCGTCGCAAGGTGATCGCCGGTTATCATAACAGGTCTTATTCCTGCGCCTTTGCACAATCTCACGGATTCTTTTACTTCCTCTCTAGGAGGATCTATCATGCCCAACAAGCCGATCAATTTAAGATCACACTCGTATTCGCCGGTACCCTCTTTTATGTCGCTCTCTTTTAAGTCCTTGTAAGCCACGGCCAATACCCTTAGTGCATCTTCAGCCATCTTCTCATTGGCCTTTTTAAAACTTCCCTTTACCTCTTCGCTTAACGGCACTACCTCCCCTTTTATGTACACACCTGTGCACCTATCTATTACCTTATCAGGAGCTCCTTTGGTAATGACCCTGTAACCGCCTTTTATACGGTGCACCGTAGTCATCATCTTTCTATCGGAATCAAAAGGCACCTCGTCAACCCTCTGGTGTGAATTCTCTAATTCACTTTTTTTGATGCCCTTTGACTGAGCAGCAACTACTAAAGCCACCTCTGTGGGATCACCTACGCCTTTTCCATCGCTGTCAATAAAAGCATCCGTACAGAGGGCCGCACATTCCAGCAAAAAGGCCACATCCTTTTCAAAAGCGCCTTGTGGCATATCGCCTTTTACGTCCACTGTCCTATCGTCCACGTGCAACTTTACGACAGTCATGCGGTTCTGGGTGAGCGTACCGGTCTTGTCAGTGCATATCACACTGGCGCTACCCAAGGTTTCCACCGCAGGAAGTTTCCTTATAATAGTTTTTTTCTTTATCATCCTCTGCACGCCTATCGCCAGTGTTATTGTGACTATAGCAGGTAAACCCTCGGGAATCGCAGCCACAGCCAGGCTTACTGCGGTCATAAACATGTCAAAAACCGGCCTTTTCTCCACGACCCCTGCCACAAATATTATAAAGCAAATCAATAGGGCTCCAATCCCCAAATATTTGCCCAACTCTTCCATGCGCTGCTGAAGAGGTGTCACTGTGGTCTCCTGTTGGGTTATAAGCTCAGCAATTTTCCCCATCTCGGTGTCCATGCCTGTAGCCGTTACTATCATTCGCCCTCTCCCGTATATCACAGTGGTGCCCATATACGCCATGTTTATCCTATCTCCCAAAGGCAACTCCCCTGATTCCAGTACCCTCACATCCTTTTCCACAGGTAATGACTCGCCCGTTAAAGCCGACTCATCAATCCTCAGGTTAACAGACTCAAACAACCTACCGTCAGCCGGCACGAAGTTCCCAGCCTCTAAGTACACTATATCCCCAGGTACCAGCTCTCTTACAGGGATTTCAATGATCTTGCCCTCCCGCATAACCCTTGCAGTAGGAGAGGCCAATTTCTTTAATGCCTCCAGGGATTTTTCGGCCTTACTCTCCTGAAACATACCCAACATAGCGTTCAATATTACAATAGCTACTATTATAAAGGCGTCCACAATTTCCCCCAGTAGCAATGATATGACCGTTGCTGCCAGCAATATGATTACCATAAAATCCTTAAATTGCTCTACAAACATGGAAAGAAGAGATCTCTTTTTTTGCTCCCTAAGTTCATTATAGCCATACCTGTCCAATCGCCTTAGAACCTCTTGCCCACTTAGGCCCTTTTCCACGTCCACCTGAAGGGAATCGGCCACGTCTTTAAAGTCTTTACTCCAGTATATGGTCACTCACTCCTTATTTATATGGTTATATTATAATATACCATAACATTTGAAATTTAACAATCGTTGACAGGAACAAAGGTATAACTTTCTAAAAACAAAAAAATCACCGTAACTTCTGAAGAAATTTAATGTACATTTTTCTTCAGAATCGGTGACCATACTCATGCTTTGTCAATAGCGGCGAACCGCTCTATACTACGCACAAACTACGCACAATCAAGTAGGAGGTAAACAATTATTTTATTTACCTCCTCTTTCATTACCGTACCGTCTTTATACAGCGGCTCATTAGGAACCAGTATAATAAAGAAGGCACTCTGGCTTAATTATAGCGAGCCGCTCACGATTTTGTACGTAAAAAATAGCAGCACCCATATTAGAGTGCTTAATGTTTGTATTCTCTAATTCCCAGTTTTTCTTTGAGTGCCTCTTGAAGAACTTGTGAAAAGTTTATATTATTCCTCTCGGCCATAATGTTTAACCATTGAGGTATAGTTAAAGTTTTCTTAACGGACTTATTATCCATTTCATTACGTACAAGGGGCATCCAAACTTCTATAAGTACAGGAATTTGATTTGTTTCAAGTTTTAGTTTATTTATAGGAGTCGGCTCAGGTATTGGCTCATTGTCTCTTTCCATGCCCCATAAAAAGAGCCCTAAAACCTCTTTGGCATTATGCATCGCTTCTTCAGTCGTATCCGCGCACGACAGACAACCTGGTAAATCAGGAAATTCTATTGATATTCCATCATCATCATAAGTAAATATCGCAGGGAAAATATAAGTATCTTTCATATAAATAACCTCCCTTTTTATTCTTATTGCAGGGGGATCGCAGGAATTGTTATATTTCAATCCCTGCCTGTTTTAAAATACTTTTAACTGTTTTTATTGGGATATTCTTCTTTGGATGAGGGACCGTAACTTTGCCTTTTTTAGTTTTATGCTTAAATTGATAATGGTCACCTCTTATTGCGTCTATGTACCAACCATCAGCCTCAAGTATCTTTATTATCTCTCTTGATGAATATGCTTTCATCTCAAATCCCCCTTACAAGTATATTATAATACGTATTATCATACGTGTCAATAGATTTTATAAAAAGACACAAAAAAATAGGCCCCGAAGGGCCTTGATTATTTCTCTTCTTTTATAAATGCACTATATCCCTTTGCTTTCAGCTCTGCCATTAATCTCTCGGCATTTTCCTTTTGATTAAATGCTCCCACCTGAACTCTATACAATGTATTAGAATTAGTTGACGTTGGTTGCTTGGCCGTTGGTTCCAGTTTTGCTTTTATACCAAATGCCTGAACGATTCCATTGCATATCGCATGCGCTATTGCCTGCCTATTAGCTTCTTCTTTTAGAAAGTTCGCATCCTTGAGGGTATCTATAAACAAATTCTCCACCAAGATCGCCGGCATCTTTGTTTCCCTGAGCACTGCATAGTTCGCTGTTTTTATGCCTCTGTCAACAAACCCTTTTGTTGTATACAGCTTCGCAATTTCTTTGTGAATGATCTCTTGTATAGTAGCAGTTTTTTGGCTTGCAGCAGGGTGGCGATAACTCTCAAATCCACTACCACCACCTGCGTTGATATGGATACTAATAAAGAAATCCGCCTTTGCAGAATTTGCTATAGCTGCACGCTGTGAAAGTCCTACATCAATGTCTTTGTCTCTCGTTAGTACTGTACTTATTTCAAAGTTCTTCAGTAAGTTATTTAGCTTCAGCGAAATATCCAACGTTAAATCTTTTTCTCGAAGTCCATTTGCCACTGCCCCTGGATCTTTTCCACCATGCCCCGCATCAATACACACTATCATTGTTTTACATCTCCCTTCCCTTTTAGGATTGCAACTGCTTTCTGTATTGTGTCAGGTACAGGCAATCCAATACGTCCGGTGTTTTCTACGATGCTCAAAAGCTCGTTTGCAAGGTAAAAAAATATTGTCGCATCTCTGAACACACTCGTATCTCCCAGAGCTGTATCAACCAAATGCGCCATAGCAACCAATACGAATATCATCACTTTTCGAGATATGCCCTTCCATCCCACTGACGAATTGAGTTTCCCTTCGATTCCAGCTGCCATGACACCTGTGATATAGTCCGTGATGACAAATGCCAACAACACACCAAGCAACGCGCTCCACCCCCCAAAAAGATAGGAGGCGAAAGCGCCTCCGATACTACAAGCGGATTTGAATATGTTTTCGTACTTCATATACATTACTCCTTTCACGCATAAAAATCGCCTCATGGCGTTGTGTAGTTTACTGAAAGCTTTGGCGTTGCAAGAATTGTGTTAGCTTGCTCTTGTGTAATATATCCTTTTGATACAGCACTTTGTATCTTAACTTCATCAGCTTTTCCCAAAATCCACATATATAAGAGAAACTCATACATACCTATCACCACCTCATATTAGATTTAGTAAAGCATTTTCAAGAGCTGATATTCTCTCTTCGATTGTTGGCTCTGGCGGTAACCCCTCCTTTGCTAAACCTTCATTGAAGATTAAATCAAAGTTATTCTGTATATAATCTATAAGGTTAGCCCTATCAGCTAATTGCACTTCTACCTCATCATATTCGTATATTATATCTCCATATTCATTCGTTGTCGTTGTTACATTTTTTCGTAGTAGTACTGTCACAATACCGTTCTTACCTTCTTTTACCCATATTGCATCTGGATTTACTGAACCTTGTACTTTCATGAGCATACCTCCTTAAATTTATTAATTTTGTTTGCTAACGGACTGATATATTTTTGTTTGAGATTATGGCAATTAGCCCATTTAAGCCATCCTTTATAAGATTGAATAGTGCAAAAATCATGATAATTTATTTTTTCTTTCTTAGATATTCTTCTCATCTTACGTTTAAATTGCTTTGCTGTTGATTTTCTTAACAGTGTATAATCCCCAAAACTTCTATACCCAACAAAGTCGACACCTCTTATATAAGTCGGGAATACTTGCCAATTTTCTTTCAGTGTTAAATCCAAATTATCTTGCAAATATTTTTCTATTTCTTTTCTCAACTCGTGCAAAAACTCTTTATCTGAATGGAGTATTACAATATCATCCATATACCTCAAATAATATTTGATTTTCTTGCTTTCTTTTATCCAATGATCAAAATATGTGAGATAGAAGTTTGCAAAATATTGTGAAAGATAATTTCCTATAGGTACATTTTTCTCGCCATCTACACTATCAATTATCTCATCTAAAAGCCACAATAAATCTTTGTCTTTAAATTTGTGTCTTAAAAGTTGCTTCAAGATTTTATGATTAATACTTGGGAAAAATTTCTTAATATCAA
This window contains:
- a CDS encoding type II toxin-antitoxin system HicA family toxin; amino-acid sequence: MKAYSSREIIKILEADGWYIDAIRGDHYQFKHKTKKGKVTVPHPKKNIPIKTVKSILKQAGIEI
- a CDS encoding RNA-directed DNA polymerase; the encoded protein is MKRYNNIYEKIYDIDNLRKAHKNARKGKTHYTEVKMVDKNPDYYLYQIQDMLKNKTYKTSQYTIFKINDKGKEREIYKLPYYPDRIVHWAIMLQIEDIFIKSFIRDTFAAIPNRGIHDALKKLHKFMKDKQGTKYYLKLDIKKFFPSINHKILKQLLRHKFKDKDLLWLLDEIIDSVDGEKNVPIGNYLSQYFANFYLTYFDHWIKESKKIKYYLRYMDDIVILHSDKEFLHELRKEIEKYLQDNLDLTLKENWQVFPTYIRGVDFVGYRSFGDYTLLRKSTAKQFKRKMRRISKKEKINYHDFCTIQSYKGWLKWANCHNLKQKYISPLANKINKFKEVCS
- a CDS encoding N-acetylmuramoyl-L-alanine amidase; translation: MIVCIDAGHGGKDPGAVANGLREKDLTLDISLKLNNLLKNFEISTVLTRDKDIDVGLSQRAAIANSAKADFFISIHINAGGGSGFESYRHPAASQKTATIQEIIHKEIAKLYTTKGFVDRGIKTANYAVLRETKMPAILVENLFIDTLKDANFLKEEANRQAIAHAICNGIVQAFGIKAKLEPTAKQPTSTNSNTLYRVQVGAFNQKENAERLMAELKAKGYSAFIKEEK
- a CDS encoding type II toxin-antitoxin system HicB family antitoxin; the protein is MKDTYIFPAIFTYDDDGISIEFPDLPGCLSCADTTEEAMHNAKEVLGLFLWGMERDNEPIPEPTPINKLKLETNQIPVLIEVWMPLVRNEMDNKSVKKTLTIPQWLNIMAERNNINFSQVLQEALKEKLGIREYKH
- a CDS encoding calcium-translocating P-type ATPase, SERCA-type — encoded protein: MTIYWSKDFKDVADSLQVDVEKGLSGQEVLRRLDRYGYNELREQKKRSLLSMFVEQFKDFMVIILLAATVISLLLGEIVDAFIIVAIVILNAMLGMFQESKAEKSLEALKKLASPTARVMREGKIIEIPVRELVPGDIVYLEAGNFVPADGRLFESVNLRIDESALTGESLPVEKDVRVLESGELPLGDRINMAYMGTTVIYGRGRMIVTATGMDTEMGKIAELITQQETTVTPLQQRMEELGKYLGIGALLICFIIFVAGVVEKRPVFDMFMTAVSLAVAAIPEGLPAIVTITLAIGVQRMIKKKTIIRKLPAVETLGSASVICTDKTGTLTQNRMTVVKLHVDDRTVDVKGDMPQGAFEKDVAFLLECAALCTDAFIDSDGKGVGDPTEVALVVAAQSKGIKKSELENSHQRVDEVPFDSDRKMMTTVHRIKGGYRVITKGAPDKVIDRCTGVYIKGEVVPLSEEVKGSFKKANEKMAEDALRVLAVAYKDLKESDIKEGTGEYECDLKLIGLLGMIDPPREEVKESVRLCKGAGIRPVMITGDHLATAIAIGKELGIYSEGDMALTGAQLDAMDDEKLNQKVKSISVYARVSPEHKMRIVKAWQNNGAVVAMTGDGVNDAPALKQADIGAAMGITGTDVAKGAADMVLTDDNFATIVAAVQEGRTIYENIKKSIYYLLSCNIGEVVVLFMAVMLGTPIPLKPVHILWVNLLTDSLPALALSMEPPPPDIMAKKPRPKGESIFAHGLWRRIALQGILIGLLTLMAFEWGLQKDDVAAARTMAFTTLIMAQLFQALNARAESSLFKVGLWSNKYMLYAIASSLVLMFAVVVTPLKIYFGVKVLSIVDWVVALVLSLLVFLITEISKYIRKI
- a CDS encoding phage holin family protein, which translates into the protein MKYENIFKSACSIGGAFASYLFGGWSALLGVLLAFVITDYITGVMAAGIEGKLNSSVGWKGISRKVMIFVLVAMAHLVDTALGDTSVFRDATIFFYLANELLSIVENTGRIGLPVPDTIQKAVAILKGKGDVKQ